In Buteo buteo chromosome 16, bButBut1.hap1.1, whole genome shotgun sequence, the DNA window TATTTCCTCCAACCTACTTCATTTCACATCTGAGGTAGACTACATGCCACAAAGAGCATACAACCTACTTCAAAGAGCAAACAGAACACATTAGACTTTCCATTGCAGGCCCCAACCTATTAAAATGATTCCATCTTTTAATAAGAGTATTTTGGAACCaagaacacacacaaagaaaaaaacacccaaaggTATGTCAGCCATGCAAGTGTTGTTTTTACATTGTTATGTTACTAACCAGCATAACTGCTGCTAGTGGTCACGTAACTTTGGTTCCAGAAAAGTAAGAACTAGAAGTCCCATTGGATTCTCTGAGAATACAGTTAGACCAATGCAGAGTGGTTTTTAAATTCCACTCTTAAGCAAGAGTTTGTTTTGGcgttttttgggttttggtggggttttttttaagcagtgaaaTTCCTTACCGTGGTGGTTGCCTTGATTTGCATCTGCTTTTGCAGCAGTAGAAGATAAGCAGTGCAATTATAACTAACAGTACTCCAGCAGCAACTAGACTGATGAGAAGTCCTGTAACATTAATCTTTTGTAGTGTCTCATCACCTGAAGAGAAAATATTGGTTATTTTCATTATGTGTTCTTTCTATCTACATAGTATACTGTATACACTGTAAAATACTAATTTCGCTGTGCTATAAGGCTGTTCCTTTCCACCAATATCTAGCTTGCTGTGTGAAGCCATAGTATCTGTGCAACACAACCCAAGAGTATCACTCACAGTCATCTTTAAAGCAAAAGTGAGTAAATACTCCCTTTTCTGTACATAAAACTGTTGAGATGTCCATCTTCTAATGCCTTCCAAATATTACTTCATGTACTTGTGACCATGATCAGGCTGTAGATCTTCCCTCAAGTCATACTGAccatttttctaataaaacatCTGGCATAAGACTACTCTGAACCTAAATCAGACTGTTATATTACTATTAAAGAaagagagggcagggagaggagaggaataAACACAACCAAACCACAGAAAGCAGCTACAGAATTACTGCAAATTTACTGATTGtgtaataaaacaaagaaaggtACAAGAAAGTTACATTGTTTTTACTTACAGACTTATAATGGAGCCCACTGGGAGTAAGATACTTCAGTGAGTATGTTTTATTGCATCAGATAATGCAATATACTTGCACAGTTCACAGTGAATTTCAGTAAAAAGATTAATTCTGATTTTGCTAACTGAATGCATGGTGTATTTTTAAGAATGTACTATTataacaaacacaaaatactgcaatataagaaaagaataaaaagatgacttgcctatttttattttaggtcCTTTAGTTGAATAGTCGTTCCAAAAATCCATCTATAAAAACACAAGGGATCAGATTTATATGAAACAGATAATTGACAGGCTTattgacaatttttttaaaatagtactGTGGGCAAAATTTAACAATGGCATGAACAGAAGCAACTCCTGCTGAAAGATTTGTACTTGCTTATCCCACCATATTTTTCTCATACATTGAAGTCTGCATAAATATTACAATTtcacaaaggaaggaaaaaatgccagCTGGTGAAAGAAAGAAGTGCATTTAACTGTCCAACGTTACCTCATATTTCTGCCCAATTATAGTAGAAAGCACATATTCTGACACTAAAAAAATGCTTACAATTAATCTTCGTAAATCCCTACAGAAGAGTATTAATAAGGCAAAGTCAAGTTCTTAAGAATCCGACATTTGCATGAACACTATTTGAATTCATATCAGCTAGGAGAAATAATGGGATTcatttaagtgaaaaagaaaaacctttgcaTTGTGTGACTGTTATGCATTAAATGTGTTTAGCTGTAATTTCCACTTTTGCTACCCAGCAAAAAACTCCCATCAAGATTCCAATTTAAcacttttacctttttcttagGAAAATGCTAGCAATGGCAAACTAACATTTCCACCTTCAGAATAGGAGTGTGTATTCCTTGGTTTTTCTGCAGGTTAGTGCAGAGCACACCTAGAATCATGAAGAGAGTCTTGCTGCATGCAGCAAGAGCCGTCTAGACTGCAAACAATCATCACGTTCCATTATTGGGCTGCAAGGtttcttaagtatttttctcttattttatacCAGGTTTCTCCCAAGCTGTATATAGGTAGCAATTTAGAAGATAATGCTATAGGAATACTCAGCAATAGCTGAACTGCAGATTTGCTCTGTACTCCTCTCCCTAAAACACTTCTTTGGCATGACACAAGGACATGATCGGCCAATTAATACATACAGCATGTGGAACACATTCAAATTGGATGCTGagaagttacttaaaaaaaaaaaaaaaagagattctgAAAACACATGCAAGTATATCCACAAGCAGTACTTCTGAAGTTTCATTTATATGTATTTGCAGAATTGGAGCTCTTATCTAAAGTCTTCAAAGACAGTAGTACATATTCAAGTATATTCACTGCGTATCTTGAGCAATAACCCCATCTTATTGGGGCCTCTACTTTACAGTAAAATAAGCAATCATTTTAGGTGCTGTTTTCCGAAGGGCTACAGTATTTAGATACAGTAATGATTTAGTCAGTAACCTCCTTCAATATATTAAATTCAGTTTGAACAGCTACCGTTTTATCAGGGTCTTCAAAAACTTCTCTCGCTTCTTCATAATTGCACAGCTCTTCAAAGCATTCTCTTTCCAGGTTATCTGCTGTGAATGCTTCAAAATCAAATCTGTTATTCAGAAGATGTCGTCCAATGAATAAATTGGCCTCTTTTTCTGATGTAAacactaatttaaaaaagttGATTTAGAACAAGTTAGGAAAGTtaaatttgctatttttaaagaatggtTAGTATCCTAAAGGAGCACATCGAGACCACTTCTTCCCTTAGCATGTCTCAACTacatacaggaaaaagaaacatcaagGTCTCCTCCTAAAATGTCTTCTTTGCTGTTAACTTTTCTAGCTatgcaatataaaataaacatattttcatttctcataAAGGATTTCTGGTATTCTTTATACTGGCCAACAGAATTTGATTCTCATGACAGCTGTTGTTCAAGTTTTGGTGTTATTCTTTCTGGGATGTGAGCATCAGTTTTTTTACTGGAGCTTTTAAGAACAAAGTAATAGTCACATAAAGCATAAATTCAGTCAGATCCAAACTCAGCAAGACACTGGCCTACTGGAGGAAGgaggcaagggggggggggggagataaaaaaaatctcttctgaagaatcctcaaaatatatttatcaataTTCTGGTATCTGTGAGTTCCAAGTTTTCTTTACGGAATTTGGATTTTAAATCATGGCAGCAAGCCCTATTCGTTTTACATTTGTTCTCTTTTCACAGTTGTGGCAGCAAGTTTTATCTAAAGGTTGGCATATTGCcaagtttatttgttttaaattagtCCGTGATAGGAATTTTACTGACAACAGGCACTTCGGAAgacatttaattcttttcttcttttgtgcaTATTACAGGCTCCATGAGGCCTCATGGAATAAGTTGTGAGGTGAGATTCCAGAAGAGTTAGTGAAATTATAGAAGGTTTTGGAATACAGGAATGCATTTTCTCACCAGGCATTTTCCATAGTCAAGTTTTAGCCTGTTCTTGCTATAgcttctttctcaaaaaaaaaaattattatgacAGAACTAGTTTTCTGGCTTGGTTTTCAGTGAAAGCCCAATCTGTATTCCAAGAAATTCAGACTATTTGGTTAAGTGAAATGACTAGAGGATTATTTTTGCAAGTGTAATGCAGAAACACCATTGTTACATACCAAGCCAGACGGCTAAAAAAGGAGATGAGATTCAGTATAAAGTTATTCAGCTACAAATTAGCTCCGTGTTCTTGTTAGCTTGTTTGGCTAGATTATCACATCATTCAGGAATTTTTACCCTAATAGTTACTGTTAGATCTTGCAACGGTATCTCAAAATGGTTTGCTCTCTGAAAACTAAGAAAATTGCAGTGCAACTTGCATATTGGCTGTTTAGGTCTTTAATATTATAGTATATTGAATGAATATTAGAgtatatatttatgtaatttatAGAATTCTACAGTATATAATGAAAGAGCCACACATGTGCGCACACATTTGTGTAGGAAGGGAAATCTGTTATTCTAAAGTAATTGCAAGAAAATCTAAGCTCAAAATATTTATGCTATATCTAAGATCAACCAGAGAGAAggacttaaaaaacaaatgcacaagtggaaaggggaaagaattacatggaaaaaaatatcagtatcTTGGTTCAGTGCAAATAGCAAGAATAACTTCAGTCTTCTGAAAGAGGTATCTTCAGTTTTGCTCAGAAGTGTTTCATCCCTTACCATGCAAGTAGTATTAGCTATACTTCTGAATTAACTTAGATAATTGatgcattttaattaatgtgGAATGCATCAGCAAACTGCCTGGAGCCTAGGACCCCTAATTCCCAGTGATACATGCTCCTTTTCACTTTTGAAGAGTCTTTACCCATTTATCTgcacttttttcactttgtaGGACATAGTCGAAGTACACCTATCTCTATCTCCGAATTACCTGCAACCTGGTGATTAAGATAGTATTTGGAGAATGAAACAGATAGATATGAATTCTCTCCTATATGTGAGGGAACTGAATGCAGTTCTGCAGTCCTTGGTTCAACAAAATGCTAAACACAGTTTTAGGATCCCTAGCATTTGATCAAAAATGCATCCACGCAATGTGCTGAATAAAGTAACTCTGCTGGCAAAAGAtgttcagaaaatgctgaagggGTAACCTCTCAATGCAGGCATCCCATTCTCTTGACAACTGTTCTACTCGCTAAATTATTGGATAAAGAGTTGGGCCCCTCTCTTTCCAACTCACTCCATCTTTAATGAGAGTGTGATCTGGGCCTATTGTCAGAGGAGAACTCTATTTGTGATAGAACAAATAGAGAACTCACAGCAAAGAGGCAGCCTGACACTTTATGGCCCAGAGCAATatgaattttaatgaataaCCTGTCTCAAGCATTTTTCTGCTAGCCATGTTTTCTGTTCAACATACTGCCCTGAAGGAGCCTCTCCCTCAATGTGATGACTTTTTAAAGTCTGTCTTAAGGTTTCAGCACTCTTTATCCACTGAGGAGACTGGACAGCTAAGTTACAAATTCCTTTTTGAAGCCCTGATGCGTAAATGTCAAGTATCACCCAGCTTAACATTGTAGTGCTTGAGTCCTTCTGGAGAACTTGATTTGTTTTTACCTCAATTCCTCTCCACTTCCCTCCCTCCaaagtgaagaactgcagtAGCAGCACTATGTTTATCTGTCAAGGGGTAGTAAGGGGATCTGGTATTGAGAAAAAATACTAATCCCAAAGAACAAGCAAATAAACCCTTTCAAATACAAAGCAATTTTAGATATAAAACTGTGATGTGCTGGAATAGTACCAAAGCAGTACTGTCTTAATACAGATTTCAAACTTCTGAAATTTTGATGTTACTTAGAGGGTTCTGGTTATATCAATGGCAATAACCCTAGAGACTTAGAGAAAGTTCAGTTGTCCCAATCTGCACTTACTACTGGATCTGATAAATACTTAATATCCACACGGAAGTCAATTATCAGTCATTTCAGCAAAAGATATTCAAATATTCTAAAATTAAGCATAaaacagcttaatttttttaatgaagtaaaaaaaccaaaacccaacaaaaccaaaactatttACATACGTAAAAAGACTTCTCAGCAAAGTTagatacagttttatttctggaagGCATAAAGTcatgttaaaagtaagttaCCATCTTTCCGTTCAGGTTGCTTCAAGTTATTTAATCTCCCTGTGCAGTGAGGAAATGCAAACATCATCACGTGCAGTTGACACAGCACTATCAAAAACGCAAACATGGCGTGGTACCTGTCAGACAGAAACTAccatgagttaaaaaaaaaaaagacaatgcaATCTTCCCCAGTGTCCGTGATGAACCGTGAATGAATCCTGTAAATGAAGTAATCTAACGCAAGCACCTACATGCAGCTGAGGCTAATGGATCCCTAGAAGAAAGACACCGCTCCAAACTGGTCCTGCGTGCCTCTTGCTAAGTTTTCGTTGCGTAAGACCCACGCGTGTCCCCGGgcccctctccccacagccGGCAATACCTTctgccctcctctcccgggGACGGGGCTCAGCAGAGCACCAGCCCGGTTCGCTGGCAAATTAACGGGGAAGGATCACACCCACAGGGCTGCCGGTACGCTCGGCAACTTCGGATAGCCACGGTTTTGCTGCCAGAGCAGCTACAGCGGGCTATAAAAGCCACCCGACCTGGGGGGACGTACAGAAACCATTTTCTCGGGAGAAAGCCGCTGCCAACCCCCTCACGCCCCACACGCCAGGGGAGAGCCTGCCCTCTCCCACCTAGGCTGACTGTGGAAAGTAAGAACGAAGACAGACCGCCGTTCTCCCAAGAGACGcccaacagaggaaaaacacgATCGCCGCCCGAAGCGGAGACGTTGCGCCGACCACCCGCTGGGGAAATACTCTTGGGAAGTATAAACAGGAATTTTCCCTTAACGCCGAAGGAAGAACCGCCCTGCGGCCCTGCCGGGAGCTTCCCCCAACGGCTGCTCCAACCCCGGCCCCCCgagcccgcggccgccccccgcgAAGGAAAGCCCGCTGTGCCGCCCCTCGCCCCGGGACCGGCCCCCGCTGCCGGAGCCGACTCGAGAGCCGGTCAGGCTCCGCGAGAGCGGGAGGCGTCAGTCAGGAAAGCGTCTCCCCCGTCCCGCCCGGCGCCGGGGAACGTCCCGcagcccgccgcggcggcgagaAGGGGCAGCGTGGAGAAGGGGCGCCGCTTCCCGCCGCGCCGGCCCTACCTGCCCCGGCGAGGCTCCGGCGGCGACCCGGGGAAAGCTTCTCTCGGGGCAGCGTCTCTCTCTCGGGGCTGCTGCCGCGGCGCTTCCTGGAAAGGGCGCGGCGGAGTCACACGGCTGTACCtgggccgcccccgcccgccctgcccggggtccgcgcctccgcgggcggcggcggcggcggcggcggcggcaccggcgggCCGCGGCCTccctggggcggggggcggaAACGTCCCTCGAACCTGAGGGAAAAGGGGGTCGGGCGGGAGCGCCGGGACGGCCGGAGCGGGAGCTGAGGCAgtggcggcggcagcagcagcggtggTGTTGGGGCTCTCCCTCGGGCGCCGGCCTGGGCTTCGTTTCCAGAAACCTGGCGGTCTCCTCAGCTCACCCCCAGGATCCCTCTGAGGACAAGGTAGCAGTCCTTTTGTCTTCTGTGAACACCTTTTGCTgttaaaactgacttttttccccctcctgggTTAATCGTGATGCTGAAAACCTGGTTTGGCTTTTTATTCCTCAAAAGTAAAGCTCTTGTCTAATGGCAGGGTGTCTGCTGAGCAGAAGCTGTGGAGAGGTGATGCCTCCCGAACAGGGGTGAGGAGGTGCGTGTACCTTTTAACTAGCTTCTTATCCACAGTTAATTACTTGCCTAACAGCAAACTGGAGTATTTGCCTCCACCAAGCTCTTCTAGCCAGAGGGGGAAAAGGACCAGCATAGGTTTTGCACAGGTGAAAATAACTTTGGCAggtttgttgtggtttggtgttttggttgggtttttttgtttgtttttttttatcagtgaaGACAAACCTTAATGTAAAACTTAACCTTAAAGGCTAGAGAGTGGCAGATGTGGTTCCCTGAGATGCATGAGGCTGGTCTCCGCTAGCACACGCCTGCGCTGGGGCCTCCCTTCACTCTCCTTCCcagtgcagaggagcagcctgGCACGGAGGCTGGGTTCAAGCACATCAGTCTGCGTCTTTTGGCTTCTCCAAGGGACAAGAGAGAAGCAGTTCAGTACTTCACATTTGCTTTAGGAGTCTTTTCCCAAACCAGGTATGGTGCTTACAAAGGACAAGAACTGGTGTttgaaaagccttttaaaaggTAAGGTTGAGAATGCATTTAACACAGTGTACTGGTAACA includes these proteins:
- the PRRG4 gene encoding transmembrane gamma-carboxyglutamic acid protein 4, whose protein sequence is MFAFLIVLCQLHVMMFAFPHCTGRLNNLKQPERKDVFTSEKEANLFIGRHLLNNRFDFEAFTADNLERECFEELCNYEEAREVFEDPDKTMDFWNDYSTKGPKIKIGDETLQKINVTGLLISLVAAGVLLVIIALLIFYCCKSRCKSRQPPRYLHYVRSRRRSSSSIFRRHEEFSLNPLPLRTDDSGLPTYEQAVTSDGQHNVPPPPYPGPPTGARVFKKSMSLPAP